The Anabas testudineus chromosome 1, fAnaTes1.2, whole genome shotgun sequence genomic sequence TAAAAACAGCTACAAAAAGAACAGGCACTGCATCGCAGTCGCTCTGTACATGGGTACGGCATCTGAGAGACTCAGGACAATCTTCAACAGTGgcatctctgtcttttttcaAAGTCACcaccacacagagacacaggttTTTCTGCCACTAGGACCATGCACAGAAAGTAGCAAACTGTGGTGACCTACACAGTGGGAGGACAAGCTACTGGTGAACAAAAGCACAGCCAGTCATAGATGAGGCAGTTGTTTGGGTCAATACTTCCATCCAACAGTGCTCCTACTTAATATTGGAAACatttaatgtataatgtataatgtataatgtataatgtataatgtaacGTGTACATGGTGCCCCCCTTAGTGAAAGGTGTTGTAAAATTTCTTAAGATTTTATCTTGCTAAATCTGTGCCAGAACCTTATGTAGCATCACAGCATCAAACAACCACAGACGCATTTGTTCCATTCAGCCAGCCAAtcaacatttgcatttcctttAATAGATACGTCTGCGCAGGTTTAACATGTGAGTTAGAACAGGTCGACTGTCTTACAACTTCAGCTCTTCAGCGCACATGGATAAGTTGTATACTTTAATTATCTTTCTCTTAGGTAAATTTCTGATTTCTTGttataaagttaaatttaataGAATAATCTAGTGCCACATTTTCTTGTTGTTGAGTAAAATGCATTAAtaagtaaaaatgaataaatacctGCTTCTTTAGTTTCTATTTCAGGAGTTAATGCTACCAGTCAAGTTCAGGTCTCTGGACCTATGCTGGAGTTGCCTGTCAGACTAGGAGACAACATCACTCTCTACTGTGACTGTAAAACATCTAGCGGAGTGTACATAAGGTGGTACAGGATCTGTTCTCATGTGAACCAGCCTTCACTAGTTCTGAGCACCAGATACCCACATGAAATGGAATTAATGGACAAAGACGACAGCAACGGTTTTCTGAATCCCTTCCCTCGTTTCCATTTTGTGAAAAACCAGTCCTCTGAATCCTACGACCTGCTGATTTTGAACATCACTGATTCTGACGAAGGCCTCTATTACTGTGGAACTGAACAGCTGAAGGTGGAGGATGAGATAAAACTGAatcaaaaatatgtttacagCTACAGCAATGTCACAACCAGGATCTTTTTGTGTAAGTAAATCTGGTCTGACTTTTCTTAGTTGTCTAAGCAATAATTCacaatttgattaattaatcCCCAAAAGGTAGAAAAAACGTAATGGAGAAGGCAAAAGCACTGTTCCCGAACAATACTGCATGTACAATATAcacttaataaataatgtttttttttttttcagatgtaaTTTGTTCAATTAGACTTTGATAGTAGCCAAAAGCAATAAAGGTGGATCAAACAGGAAAGGGTTGATGGGTCACATTTCATAAAAGTTATTtatctattttgttttatttttaaaattttagaACCAGCAAATTTATGTTGATATTACTGTGGAGTGGATGTTTATTTAATAACAAGTTTTTTAGATATATAATGCACAGATATCATTTTACCaagaaaattcaaaataaatcatttcatgAGATAAGAATTACAGCTAATCGACATaactttgtttggttttgttttgttttttcagttgaaCCGCATTATCAAACGAATCCTCAAGATTGTGGTCTGTGCTGGAAACTGCTGTTCTATTTGTGTCCGACTTgtgctgttttctcctctctcctctcctcccttctgGTTTATCACTTCAGTAAGAAAACAGGTATCTGCTCCGTTGTAGTCTTCTTCCCTTAGTTCTCTGTTATGCAAATGATCAGATCTCTTCTCTggatatattttttgtttttattctacttATTACACAAAACTGGCTTCAGATAATTACGCTTCTCTCACAGTTTTCCAGGTTGATAATGATGCTTTATATGTTTCTACAGGTAAAGACGGTCACTTTAATGAGAAAAGATTTGAAACCAGAGGTCTCACAAAAGAAAATCAGGTAATTTATGGGATTTATCCTTTCTAATAAGTATTATTTCGACCAGTAGCcataggttttgtttttgaaactgTTGAACAAAACACGCTTCAGACATACAATACAACAACCAGCATCAGTGAAATGAGATAAGTTATGGTGTTACCAGTACAAGATCATACATCTaaacaacaaatgtcaaatCTCAGGATGAAGATGTGTGTTATGCTGCACTGGAAATCCGACAGGCGTCAAAGAAAGTGAAGAAGACGGAATCCCAGAGTTCAGATTTCTGCACTTATTCCGACATCAATACCTGCAGGATGTAAAGTGTGTTTGattacaaaatgtaaagtgtgttttattacagaaatgaaaatgacaaattttGTAAAATCATAATTGATATTTATGAAATTCTACTCAAGTTAAAGTGAATCAGGAGTCGGCTGCCTGTTTAATGCAGGTACTatgttcatttctgtttctcagCAAAGGCACTTCAGCAACTTCCTGAAGATGCATTTCACATTTGCCTTCTCCCATCACTTTGTGTAACAGTAACACAGTATATGAGTTCCATGGTAATGTGATTGTATTACATTACACAAGTCTATGTCATAGTACAGCAGCTCAGTTAGGTGCTAGGACCATGGAACCAGGGCAAATACACTTCTATACAAGTTCAGGCAATGCTCAGTACTCAGGTGATACaatctttccttttcctttttattgctctcagatttttctttttttgtttgtttgtttgcatctcAGGTGCCTGTTATGAAAACTACTAAATGTAGACTATGTAGTTGTTTATAATAATGCATTTCACATGTAACTATGTAATTTTTTTTGGGCTTATGTAGTGccagtgaaatgtttgaataCCAATATCTTTGATGTCATAATgataacattttacaaatgtgcaCAGCTTCTATACTTATCTTACAAATCACATGGACCCTACCAGGTCCACTTTGTAAGACTGCATGCCGCATTATACTTTATTGTTCCCCTTATATCGTCTGCTCTTgggttgtttgttgtttgtggttgtttgacCTGAGGTTTCTTTAATAAACTATTATTACTTCCAATGCTGTGAAGCTTGGGTGGTGAAGGCATCAGCAACAAAACTCAATGAGCTGATACGAAAAGAAGAGTCAGTCAGAAAAACCTGCACCAAACTGCCTATGAGCTCAGAGAGAGATTAATGCAAGcaagaacaaaagaaagaaaaaacctgCTATGTGTGCATAGTTTAAAAACTAGTTTGTcaatagtatttttttttttaaatatcaatggtgaaataaaaatccTAACTCTTAAGatattaatttgaaaattaacataaaatatcTAAACTGTTTTTGGTTGTCGGTGTTGCTGGCTGTTCATATCACACTtaatttttgttcttttcttcttatgtagacataaaatgtaatgtaatgtatgtacAATAGAAAGAAATGCAGCTTTCAGTACAGGTTatattttaacaataataacaaatgaaCAAGATTAGGCGTGTCCACTTACAAACTAACTAGTCTCcactagttagttagtttaaataataattaagtaTGGTTACAAAAGTGTTTGGTCATAGACCAaagtgctgcacaaacacattgttttacCTTAGCTAGAACTGTAGAtgagtttctgtttctcttaaATTAGCAGTCAGCCCTTTGaacaatttaaatgtgctgGAGCTGATTCTGTGACACAGAATAAGACTTATAGTTAATATAGTATATAATTaatctgtgcaaaaaaaaaaaaaaagaaaaacccacataAACTAATATATCTTATAacttaaatgttatttaaagaaTTTATTAGAATCAGCTTAGAGGACACCACTGCCAGTCCACCGCAGGGCAGaattacagagacagacaactgttcacattcacattcacgCACACAGAGTGATTAAGTAACCCTAACCTAAcgtgcatgtctttggagggGAGAACTTCtactgtatttgtatatgtgtatatgagTTGTTTGCTGAGACATGCAGAGAGTGGTTTCATCAGTCATTGAGGTCATAGTGAAAATACAGtttgctgtttgtctgcttCTTTATATCAGaagcacaaacaaatgtgtttgcattaatttgtaataaatgtgaaTGGATTGTGACATGTATTCAGCATTTTATATATCTTAGTCTTCACTCTAACTTATATTTTGTGTCTCTACCATCCATGAGGGGATTATTCATTGAAAATGCGAAACAAGTAGAAACAAATCAGATTCTTGTTTGTCAAAAACACGTTTTGTTCTTATTCCGACACAGCAAACCTCGCACGAATATGCGGTGAACAGAGAGCTATTTTAAAACAAGCAGATCACACCTCAAGCATACTTGTGCATGCACACAGGCAACAGGGAACAGGCTGCATCACTTTATCTATGTTCCACATAAAATGAAAGAGCGCGGTGGTTGTTGCAAGTTATGACCAAGGAGGtttgagactttttttttctttctgtcatctcacctcctcctccagtttcCTCTGAGGCCGTGAGAGAACGTCTGCGTCTAGACATGGATGCAATGATTTTTAGTTGTCTGTCAACAATAATCTCTTTCCAAGAGTGAAGAAAGGGTTTCTGGGTCTTTAAATGCTTTTCATTACAgcctgatttcattcatttggaAATTTGTGATCCAGTTAATCTTCTCCTTCCAtgtataacatttattttaggagaatattcatttttaaagtggAAGATGTGATCTGAGCTTTAAAATGTGCATCAGTTGTATAGAAAGAAGAAACATGGATCTGAGTTGGTATACAGTGCTGTATAACAATGCTGTGTTACTTATGCAGCTCTTCCTCCAAAAAGAACTGATATTACATTATAGTTGCATAATAATTGCAGTGTCAAATTGTTTCTCGTATGGAGCTCCCTCATAGTCAAATATTAAAGGTGCATGCCGCATAACTGCAGCGTCACAGGTTTTTCATAAAGCACATGCCCATTGAGATTTATTTATAGAACAATATTAATATCAATTGCCATCAAATATAGCTCAAGGAACCACTGTGACAGAACCTGTCATGGACATTTGTCATGTTCATGAACATGTAAAGAATAAGAAATAACAAGCACCAAGATGAGATACTTCGTAACAGATGTAGCTGCTTTCATTACAAGACACAATAAAATCCTGAATGATGTCATTTAAAGTACAGTCTTCAGACTCTATATGATTAAAAAAGTATGCctagaaatctgttttttataATCTGTAACTAGCCCACAGTTTATTTTAGAGTCACACAACAAAGAGTTTACAGatgaactgtttttaaaaacttattTCAAATACTTACAGAAACATGCAGATGGTGTAAGATTGAAGTTAAAGTTTTAAACTCTCCTGACCTCTAGTGGAGGTGATGAGTAACAACCCAGAAAAGCCACCAAAACCCAAATGTTTCTCCCACGGCAGTGTAAACGAAATTATATTGTGCACATACATATAGTAGTTAATATCatgacaaaaaaatatttctcagttttatatGATCTACCTGCaattcagtgtaaaaacatataTGCCCCTAGTGGAAGAAATACATGAAGCCAGTAGAATGTGTTAAATCTTTCACTAGATTCAGTTTATGAAGCAGAGATTGGATATTGAGTGGTGGAAATTGCCACCAaaacaaggacaaaacaaataagTATATTTCTTGCAGTAACAACACAATATTACTGTACCTTAAAACAGAATAGGTTGTCTGCTGGCAATGCTTATTTTCATTGTGACTAAACAAATCACAGGAACCAGTAATACGAATTACAATATGTTAACACCTATCAAAGTATCACCAGACATTATTACAGGAACAGCTCATTAGttcatcacaaaacaaaaaacatgacaagCTAGTCCCTTCTTCTGGATAGAAGGGGAAACATCTTCatgaacttaaaacaagtccagttgccactgaacagcatttTTGGGATAACCAGTAGCTCCATGACTGAGAATCGGTGTAAATCAGTCTGCTATTGTGTCATATATTTGTTGTGCAATGGAAACATGATCGTAGGCTATGATAAAGACTGTTAACAGGAAACTCACGGCTCTCATCTAGAGCAAACACACCAAAAAGGCTGTAGATTGTGCTGTAGATTGTGTTCTCATTGAAACATTTTTGCTCTACATTGACCAAGTCTGCTTTTACCTTGTAGCAGCCATTTAACTAGCCAATCACCACCTGCATTTCCTTTAATGGAAATAACTGCACAAGTATAAATGGCATGCATAAGACATAATTCGTGATCTCTTTTGTCGTGCGGTCCCTGGTCTCAACATATGGATTGGCTGTGTATTTTCCTCACTGTTCTCTTGGGTAATTTGTATTGAATACGTGAAGATAAAATTAAGTCATTCCGAATAACATCGTTTCgtacattatgttttgttttgtgttgtgttatgcTGAAGACTAAGCTGCAACcgtgattttgtgttttcttgttctcatttcttttttgtattttagcGGTTTTCTGCCATCTTAATCAGACCTTTGCATCTGTGTTGGAGATGACAGTCAAACCAGGCAACAACATCATTCTCTACTGTGACTGCAAAGTGTCAACTGGAGTTTTCATAGTTTGGTACAAGAACTGTTCCCATAAGAACCATCCTACTCCTCTTAAATTAAAGAGAACCACAACTAACTATACTGATCCCCTGAAGTTCCCCAATTTTCACTATTTGAGGAACTATTCTTCTGACTCCTATGACCTTTTGATTTTGAACATCAATGACTCTGATGAGGGTCTCTACTACTGCGGAACAGAGG encodes the following:
- the LOC113162295 gene encoding uncharacterized protein LOC113162295 isoform X2 — translated: MDKLYTLIIFLLGVNATSQVQVSGPMLELPVRLGDNITLYCDCKTSSGVYIRWYRICSHVNQPSLVLSTRYPHEMELMDKDDSNGFLNPFPRFHFVKNQSSESYDLLILNITDSDEGLYYCGTEQLKVEDEIKLNQKYVYSYSNVTTRIFLFEPHYQTNPQDCGLCWKLLFYLCPTCAVFSSLLSSLLVYHFSKKTGKDGHFNEKRFETRGLTKENQDEDVCYAALEIRQASKKVKKTESQSSDFCTYSDINTCRM
- the LOC113162295 gene encoding uncharacterized protein LOC113162295 isoform X1, yielding MDKLYTLIIFLLVSISGVNATSQVQVSGPMLELPVRLGDNITLYCDCKTSSGVYIRWYRICSHVNQPSLVLSTRYPHEMELMDKDDSNGFLNPFPRFHFVKNQSSESYDLLILNITDSDEGLYYCGTEQLKVEDEIKLNQKYVYSYSNVTTRIFLFEPHYQTNPQDCGLCWKLLFYLCPTCAVFSSLLSSLLVYHFSKKTGKDGHFNEKRFETRGLTKENQDEDVCYAALEIRQASKKVKKTESQSSDFCTYSDINTCRM
- the LOC113162318 gene encoding uncharacterized protein LOC113162318 isoform X2; the protein is MDWLCIFLTVLLAVFCHLNQTFASVLEMTVKPGNNIILYCDCKVSTGVFIVWYKNCSHKNHPTPLKLKRTTTNYTDPLKFPNFHYLRNYSSDSYDLLILNINDSDEGLYYCGTEENKVEDKEYIKWKTIYKYGRKATRILLNTDPYPECSPCTVCGVPWVMMPFVPALTVLSSYLAFILVYHICQKTGKQSQDLYKRTGTNGPTRHNQDEDVCLTRVVFHIRH
- the LOC113162318 gene encoding uncharacterized protein LOC113162318 isoform X1; translation: MDWLCIFLTVLLAVFCHLNQTFASVLEMTVKPGNNIILYCDCKVSTGVFIVWYKNCSHKNHPTPLKLKRTTTNYTDPLKFPNFHYLRNYSSDSYDLLILNINDSDEGLYYCGTEENKVEDKEYIKWKTIYKYGRKATRILLNTDPYPECSPCTVCGVPWVMMPFVPALTVLSSYLAFILVYHICQKTAGKQSQDLYKRTGTNGPTRHNQDEDVCLTRVVFHIRH